A section of the Amycolatopsis sp. AA4 genome encodes:
- a CDS encoding TlpA disulfide reductase family protein, with product MTAVTKWALGVAVLAVAALVAVLTLRGGDATSAPPASGDLAAARAAAKLQACPPAAAKAVGQLSGIEADCLGDGSRVDVGKVLGGGPVLVNVWASWCQPCRTELPVLQRYAAEPGAVRVVGVQVASPASDGLGLFQRLGVHLPSLYDGDGQTGPIRAALKVPSSLPASYLVTADGQVRFIANPRLFDNTDQVRAAVKDYS from the coding sequence GTGACTGCGGTCACCAAATGGGCGCTCGGGGTCGCGGTGCTGGCGGTGGCCGCGTTGGTCGCGGTCCTGACGCTGCGCGGCGGCGATGCGACGTCCGCGCCTCCCGCGTCCGGCGACCTCGCCGCGGCGCGAGCGGCGGCGAAGCTCCAGGCTTGCCCGCCCGCCGCGGCGAAGGCGGTCGGCCAGCTGTCCGGGATCGAGGCGGACTGCCTCGGCGACGGGTCCCGAGTGGACGTCGGCAAGGTCCTCGGCGGCGGTCCGGTGCTGGTCAACGTGTGGGCGTCGTGGTGCCAGCCGTGCCGCACCGAATTGCCGGTGCTGCAGCGGTACGCCGCTGAGCCGGGCGCGGTGCGCGTGGTCGGCGTGCAGGTCGCGAGCCCGGCCTCGGACGGGCTCGGCTTGTTCCAGCGACTCGGCGTGCACCTCCCGTCGCTGTATGACGGCGACGGCCAGACCGGTCCGATCCGCGCCGCGCTCAAGGTCCCCTCGTCGTTGCCCGCGTCGTACCTGGTCACCGCGGACGGCCAGGTCCGGTTCATCGCGAACCCGCGGTTGTTCGACAACACTGACCAGGTGCGCGCTGCTGTGAAGGACTACTCATGA
- a CDS encoding Crp/Fnr family transcriptional regulator, producing the protein MDETLARAGIFQGVEPAAAEALAQTLESVEFPRGHVIFNEGEPGDRLYIIQSGKVKIGRKSPDGRENLLWIAGPSDMFGELSIFDPGPRTSGATTVTEVRAVTMDRPALRQWIATRPEIAEQLLRVVARRLRRTNNMVAELIFTDVPGRVARALLQLAQRFGSQEAGLLRVTHDLTQEEIAQYVGASRETVNKALADFAHRGWLRLEGKSVLILDPERLARRAR; encoded by the coding sequence GTGGACGAAACCCTGGCCCGTGCGGGCATTTTCCAGGGTGTGGAGCCGGCAGCGGCGGAGGCGCTGGCCCAGACCTTGGAATCCGTGGAGTTCCCCCGCGGCCATGTCATCTTCAACGAGGGCGAGCCGGGCGACCGGCTGTACATCATCCAGTCCGGCAAGGTGAAGATCGGCCGCAAGTCCCCGGACGGCCGCGAGAACCTGCTGTGGATCGCCGGTCCGTCCGACATGTTCGGCGAACTGTCCATCTTCGACCCGGGCCCGCGCACGTCCGGCGCCACGACGGTCACCGAGGTCCGCGCGGTCACCATGGACCGCCCGGCGCTGCGGCAGTGGATCGCCACCCGCCCGGAGATCGCCGAGCAGCTGCTGCGCGTCGTCGCGCGCCGCCTGCGCCGCACGAACAACATGGTCGCGGAACTGATCTTCACCGACGTCCCCGGCCGCGTGGCGCGTGCGCTGCTGCAGCTGGCGCAGCGCTTCGGCAGCCAGGAGGCGGGCCTGCTGCGGGTCACGCACGACCTGACGCAGGAAGAGATCGCCCAGTACGTCGGCGCGTCCCGCGAGACCGTCAACAAGGCGCTCGCCGACTTCGCCCACCGCGGCTGGCTGCGGCTCGAGGGCAAGAGCGTGCTGATCCTGGACCCGGAGCGACTCGCTCGCCGCGCCCGCTGA
- the nth gene encoding endonuclease III, whose product MKRCLDEVYPDAKAELDFTNPLELLVAVVLSAQTTDVRVNLVTPALFARYRTAADYAGADRAELEEYLRTTGFFRAKANSLMGLGAALVERYGGEVPKKLDDLVTLPGVGRKTANVVLGNAFDVPGITVDTHFGRLVRRWGWTAEEDPVKVEHAVGELIPRKEWTMLSHRVIFHGRRVCHARKPACGACPLRKDCPSFGAGPTEFEVAAKLVKGPEKDHILELAARG is encoded by the coding sequence ATGAAACGTTGCCTCGACGAGGTTTATCCGGACGCGAAGGCCGAACTGGACTTCACGAATCCGCTGGAACTGCTGGTCGCGGTGGTGTTGTCGGCGCAGACCACGGACGTGCGGGTGAATCTGGTCACGCCCGCGTTGTTCGCGAGGTACCGCACCGCGGCCGATTACGCCGGGGCCGACCGCGCCGAACTCGAGGAATACCTGCGCACGACCGGGTTTTTCCGGGCGAAGGCGAATTCGCTGATGGGTCTCGGCGCGGCGCTCGTGGAGCGCTACGGCGGCGAGGTGCCGAAGAAACTGGACGACCTCGTCACGCTGCCCGGCGTCGGCCGCAAGACCGCGAATGTCGTGCTCGGCAACGCTTTCGACGTGCCGGGAATCACAGTGGACACTCACTTCGGCCGCCTCGTGCGGCGCTGGGGCTGGACCGCGGAAGAGGATCCGGTCAAGGTCGAGCACGCGGTCGGCGAGCTGATCCCGCGGAAAGAGTGGACCATGCTGTCCCACCGCGTGATTTTCCACGGCCGCCGCGTGTGCCACGCGCGGAAACCCGCCTGCGGCGCGTGTCCGCTGCGCAAGGACTGCCCGTCGTTCGGCGCCGGGCCCACTGAGTTCGAAGTGGCCGCGAAGCTGGTCAAAGGCCCGGAGAAGGACCACATTCTCGAGCTGGCGGCGCGCGGGTGA
- a CDS encoding CoA pyrophosphatase: MTTGPLVEPEAVPEWLRPLVKVSGEVDSRTFTRFSPPEDLLTRAAAVLILFGERPGGDGPDVLLQRRADTLGSHAGQVSFPGGGAEDGDDGPVGTALREAEEETGVDPSGILPVAVLPELFVPVSRFAVTPVLAHWHTPSPVRAVDPAETAAVARVALADLADPANRFTVRRGDASWRGPAFTVDGLFVWGFTAGLLSVLLSLGGWEREWDTGDVRELDVAWAEHQGRLAARDGTIEE; this comes from the coding sequence ATGACCACCGGACCGCTCGTCGAACCCGAAGCCGTGCCGGAATGGCTGCGGCCGCTGGTGAAGGTGTCGGGAGAGGTCGACAGCCGCACCTTCACCCGGTTCAGCCCGCCGGAGGACCTGCTCACCCGCGCCGCCGCGGTGCTCATCCTGTTCGGCGAACGACCTGGTGGCGACGGTCCGGACGTCCTGTTGCAGCGGCGGGCGGACACGCTCGGCTCGCACGCCGGGCAGGTCTCGTTCCCCGGCGGCGGCGCGGAGGACGGCGACGACGGACCGGTCGGCACGGCGTTGCGCGAGGCTGAGGAGGAGACCGGCGTCGACCCGTCGGGGATCCTGCCGGTCGCGGTGCTGCCGGAGCTGTTCGTGCCGGTGTCGAGGTTCGCGGTGACGCCGGTGCTGGCGCATTGGCACACCCCGTCGCCGGTGCGCGCGGTGGACCCGGCCGAGACGGCGGCGGTCGCGCGGGTCGCGCTGGCGGACCTCGCGGACCCGGCGAACCGGTTCACCGTGCGCCGCGGCGACGCGTCGTGGCGGGGGCCGGCGTTCACCGTCGACGGCCTGTTCGTGTGGGGGTTCACCGCGGGTCTGCTGTCCGTGCTGCTGTCGCTCGGCGGCTGGGAACGGGAGTGGGACACCGGCGATGTGCGCGAGCTTGACGTAGCGTGGGCCGAACATCAGGGCCGGTTGGCGGCCCGGGACGGCACTATCGAGGAGTGA